The Agromyces hippuratus genome has a window encoding:
- a CDS encoding CPBP family intramembrane glutamic endopeptidase, whose translation MSDAQADPTVMTSPDPEAPAVPLQAPRVPWAAVAVFAIVSCGLAWLVASPLWVRGLGMTDPLLPVIAAAMMLTPAIATIAALLVERRRRGRRGARGILHDLGMWPLRPVGRTLGMSAAAIVVLPLLIAAGLLVVGLLGLARFDLVGFSGFAAQLDAVLPQGTPAPPIVLLVAMQLVMIPVGAVVNAPFAFGEEIGWRGWLLPALRPLGVWPALLVSGAFWGFWHSPLILLGYNFGLTDITGVLLMILACMVLGVLLGWTRLRTGSVWPAVFGHGAFNAAAGLGALVVAADSSVPPAWLAGPAGLITCAVMAAVVAVLVAAGQFRRDRLDARLG comes from the coding sequence GTGAGCGATGCGCAGGCCGACCCGACCGTCATGACGTCCCCCGACCCCGAGGCGCCCGCGGTGCCGCTCCAGGCGCCGCGCGTGCCGTGGGCGGCGGTCGCCGTCTTCGCGATCGTCTCGTGCGGCCTCGCGTGGCTCGTCGCCTCGCCGCTCTGGGTGCGCGGCCTCGGCATGACCGACCCGCTCCTGCCCGTGATCGCCGCGGCCATGATGCTCACCCCGGCGATCGCGACGATCGCCGCGCTCCTGGTGGAGCGTCGGCGGCGCGGACGGCGCGGTGCACGGGGCATCCTGCACGACCTCGGCATGTGGCCGCTGCGGCCGGTCGGCCGCACGCTCGGCATGTCGGCGGCCGCGATCGTCGTGCTCCCGCTGCTCATCGCGGCCGGGCTCCTCGTCGTCGGGCTGCTCGGCCTCGCCCGGTTCGACCTCGTCGGCTTCTCGGGATTCGCCGCGCAGCTCGACGCCGTGCTGCCGCAGGGCACGCCCGCCCCGCCGATCGTGCTGCTCGTCGCCATGCAGCTGGTGATGATCCCCGTCGGCGCGGTCGTCAACGCACCGTTCGCGTTCGGCGAGGAGATCGGATGGCGCGGCTGGTTGCTGCCCGCGCTGCGGCCCCTCGGCGTCTGGCCGGCGCTGCTCGTCTCCGGCGCGTTCTGGGGCTTCTGGCACTCGCCGCTGATCCTGCTCGGCTACAACTTCGGACTCACCGACATCACCGGGGTGCTGCTGATGATCCTCGCCTGCATGGTGCTCGGCGTGCTGCTCGGCTGGACGCGGCTCCGCACCGGGTCGGTCTGGCCGGCGGTGTTCGGCCACGGCGCCTTCAACGCGGCGGCCGGTCTCGGGGCCCTCGTGGTCGCCGCCGACTCCTCGGTGCCGCCCGCATGGCTCGCGGGGCCGGCAGGACTCATCACGTGCGCGGTGATGGCGGCCGTCGTCGCGGTGCTCGTGGCCGCCGGCCAGTTCCGCCGCGACCGGCTCGACGCCCGCCTGGGCTGA
- a CDS encoding SufS family cysteine desulfurase gives MTLDRTTTIDGLLPTELRRDFPYLDQELNGHPLAYLDSGATAQRPLAVLDAERAYLEHANAAVHRGASTLVGTSTTAFEDARATVARFVGAGPREIVWASNATDAINMVALGMADAAAGLGGAEAEIFKLGPGDEIVVTEAEHHADLIPWQHLAAKTGAALRWIPVNEDGTWSIDDAASVIGPRTRLVAFGHVSNVTGFLAPAAEVVELAHRHGALVMLDACQSVPHRPVDFAELGVDFAAFSAHKMLGPTGIGVLYGREHLLDALPPARTGGSTITTVTMESAAFLPAPQRFEAGTQPVSQAVALAEAVRYLDGLGMQRVHAHETALAELLVEETSRVAGVRLVGPPPGSPRAALASVDVPGVHAHDVGQFLDSQGIAVRVGHHCAQPLHRRLGLRATTRASAYVYTTADEVRRFAAALSEVRGFFGVGA, from the coding sequence GTGACCCTCGATCGAACGACGACCATCGACGGTCTGCTCCCGACGGAGCTCCGTCGCGACTTCCCGTACCTCGACCAGGAGCTGAACGGGCATCCGCTCGCCTACCTCGACTCCGGCGCGACCGCGCAGCGGCCGCTCGCCGTGCTCGACGCCGAGCGCGCCTACCTCGAGCACGCGAACGCCGCCGTGCACCGGGGCGCGTCGACCCTCGTCGGCACGTCGACGACCGCGTTCGAAGACGCGCGCGCGACGGTCGCCCGCTTCGTCGGCGCCGGCCCCCGCGAGATCGTGTGGGCCTCGAACGCGACCGACGCGATCAACATGGTCGCGCTCGGCATGGCGGATGCCGCAGCCGGCCTCGGCGGCGCCGAAGCCGAGATCTTCAAGCTCGGGCCGGGCGACGAGATCGTCGTCACCGAGGCCGAGCACCACGCCGATCTCATCCCCTGGCAGCATCTCGCGGCGAAGACCGGTGCCGCGCTGCGCTGGATCCCCGTGAACGAGGACGGCACGTGGTCGATCGACGACGCGGCATCCGTCATCGGGCCCCGCACCCGCCTCGTCGCCTTCGGGCACGTCTCGAACGTCACCGGGTTCCTCGCGCCCGCTGCCGAGGTCGTCGAGCTCGCCCACCGCCACGGCGCCCTCGTCATGCTCGACGCCTGCCAGTCGGTGCCGCACCGCCCCGTCGACTTCGCAGAACTCGGCGTCGACTTCGCCGCCTTCTCGGCGCACAAGATGCTCGGCCCGACCGGCATCGGCGTGCTCTACGGCCGGGAGCACCTGCTGGACGCCCTGCCGCCCGCCCGCACCGGCGGATCCACGATCACCACGGTGACGATGGAGTCGGCGGCGTTCCTGCCCGCACCCCAGCGCTTCGAGGCCGGCACGCAGCCGGTCTCCCAGGCCGTCGCCCTCGCCGAGGCGGTGCGCTACCTCGACGGGCTCGGCATGCAGCGGGTGCACGCGCACGAGACCGCGCTCGCCGAGCTCCTCGTCGAAGAGACCTCGCGGGTGGCCGGAGTACGCCTCGTCGGCCCGCCGCCGGGCAGCCCGCGTGCCGCCCTCGCGAGCGTCGACGTGCCCGGCGTGCACGCCCACGACGTCGGCCAGTTCCTCGACTCGCAGGGCATCGCCGTGCGCGTCGGCCACCACTGCGCCCAGCCCCTGCACCGGCGGCTCGGGCTGCGCGCCACCACGCGCGCGAGCGCCTACGTCTACACGACGGCCGACGAGGTGCGCCGCTTCGCCGCCGCGCTCTCCGAGGTGCGCGGATTCTTCGGGGTCGGCGCATGA
- a CDS encoding prenyltransferase/squalene oxidase repeat-containing protein has protein sequence MDVTEWLLDSDPAIRWQVMHDLLDAPPDETDRERARIATEGWGARLLALQPDDGYWGGEEYGIDGDRRSVIWTLHLLRRLGIDPDAPQTRSAIARVRDGVVWREWGELPFFHGEVEECVNGGVLALAAYFGELGAGSDRIIERLLHEQLADGGWNCEPIEESTRSSFDSTICVLEGLLAYERAVPDAPPEVAASRRLGEEYLLERGLFRRRSTGEIVLPRYATLKFPPYWTYDVLRSLDYFRLADDRPDPRVADAVELVVSQRGDDGRWLAGTPWNGQVFFAVDAPEGEPSRWNTLRALRVLRWFDQR, from the coding sequence ATGGACGTCACCGAATGGCTGCTCGATTCCGACCCGGCGATCCGCTGGCAGGTCATGCACGACCTGCTCGACGCGCCGCCCGACGAGACCGATCGCGAGCGCGCTCGCATCGCGACCGAAGGCTGGGGTGCCCGCCTGCTCGCCCTCCAGCCCGACGACGGCTACTGGGGCGGCGAAGAGTACGGCATCGACGGCGACCGCCGGAGCGTGATCTGGACCCTCCATCTGCTGCGACGCCTCGGCATCGACCCCGATGCCCCGCAGACCCGCTCGGCGATCGCCCGGGTGCGCGACGGCGTGGTCTGGCGGGAGTGGGGCGAACTGCCCTTCTTCCACGGCGAGGTCGAGGAGTGCGTGAACGGCGGCGTGCTCGCACTCGCTGCGTACTTCGGCGAACTCGGCGCCGGCAGCGACCGCATCATCGAGCGACTGCTGCACGAGCAGCTCGCCGACGGAGGGTGGAACTGCGAGCCGATCGAGGAGTCGACCCGCTCCTCGTTCGACTCGACGATTTGCGTGCTCGAGGGGTTGCTCGCCTACGAACGAGCCGTGCCCGATGCACCGCCCGAGGTCGCGGCATCCCGCCGCCTCGGCGAGGAGTACCTGCTCGAACGGGGCCTCTTCCGCCGCCGCTCGACGGGCGAGATCGTGCTCCCCCGCTACGCGACCCTGAAGTTCCCGCCGTACTGGACCTACGACGTGCTGCGCTCGCTCGACTACTTCCGGCTGGCCGACGACCGGCCCGACCCGCGGGTCGCCGACGCGGTCGAGCTCGTGGTCTCGCAGCGCGGCGACGACGGCCGCTGGCTCGCGGGCACGCCGTGGAACGGGCAGGTGTTCTTCGCCGTCGACGCGCCCGAGGGCGAGCCGAGCCGATGGAACACGCTGCGGGCGCTGCGCGTGCTGCGCTGGTTCGACCAGCGGTAG
- a CDS encoding Dabb family protein — translation MIRHTVAFRLRHPSGSTAERSFLVDAESLAAIPGVEHFEQLRQVSAKNGFSFGFSMEFADQAAYDAYNEHPVHVAFVRDRWAAEVEDFLELDYVPLED, via the coding sequence ATGATCCGACACACGGTCGCCTTCCGATTGCGGCATCCCTCCGGCTCCACCGCGGAGCGATCCTTCCTCGTCGATGCCGAATCGCTCGCCGCGATCCCCGGCGTCGAGCACTTCGAACAACTGCGTCAGGTGAGCGCGAAGAACGGCTTCTCATTCGGCTTCTCGATGGAGTTCGCCGACCAAGCCGCATATGACGCCTACAACGAGCACCCCGTGCACGTCGCATTCGTGCGCGATCGCTGGGCGGCCGAGGTCGAGGACTTCCTCGAGCTCGACTACGTGCCGCTCGAGGACTGA
- a CDS encoding GNAT family N-acetyltransferase, protein MHSMTLEAGGTTFTLRRAQRGDLAALVALIAADSLRAAEETASADGLEPYERAFAAIDADAAQTLTVLETADGRVVGTMQLTLIPGLARRGAMRVQIEAVRVSEELRGLGLGSAMIEWAIGRAREDGAALVQLTSDARRADAHRFYERLGFAASHVGFKLFL, encoded by the coding sequence ATGCATTCCATGACGCTCGAAGCCGGCGGTACCACCTTCACGCTGCGGCGTGCGCAGCGCGGTGACCTCGCGGCACTGGTGGCGCTGATCGCCGCGGATTCGCTTCGGGCCGCCGAGGAGACCGCTTCGGCCGACGGGCTCGAACCGTACGAGCGCGCCTTCGCGGCGATCGACGCCGACGCCGCGCAGACGTTGACGGTGCTCGAGACCGCCGATGGCCGGGTGGTCGGCACCATGCAGCTCACGTTGATCCCGGGGCTCGCGCGACGCGGGGCGATGCGCGTGCAGATCGAGGCCGTGCGCGTGTCGGAGGAGCTGCGGGGACTCGGACTCGGCTCGGCGATGATCGAGTGGGCGATCGGCCGGGCGCGCGAAGACGGCGCCGCGCTGGTGCAGCTGACGTCGGACGCGCGCCGCGCCGACGCCCACCGCTTCTACGAGCGGCTCGGCTTCGCGGCGTCCCACGTGGGGTTCAAGCTCTTCCTCTGA
- the sufU gene encoding Fe-S cluster assembly sulfur transfer protein SufU, translating into MSDLSGLYQELILDHSRRRLGDGELAEPHATHHELNPTCGDEITMGVRLDASGTVLEEIGWTGDGCSISMASASALTELAAGADLDRVRELIDGFRAMMRSQGAGEADEELLGDAIAFHGVSKYVMRVKCAMLAWVALEACIAAASADSARS; encoded by the coding sequence ATGAGCGACCTGTCGGGCCTGTACCAGGAGCTCATCCTCGACCACTCGCGCCGCCGGCTCGGTGACGGCGAGCTCGCCGAGCCGCACGCGACCCATCACGAACTGAACCCCACCTGCGGCGACGAGATCACGATGGGCGTCCGCCTCGATGCATCCGGCACCGTGCTCGAGGAGATCGGCTGGACCGGCGACGGCTGCAGCATCTCGATGGCCTCCGCCTCGGCGCTCACCGAACTCGCGGCCGGCGCCGACCTCGACCGGGTCCGCGAGCTCATCGACGGCTTCCGCGCGATGATGCGCTCGCAGGGCGCCGGCGAGGCCGACGAGGAACTGCTCGGCGACGCGATCGCCTTCCACGGCGTCTCGAAGTACGTCATGCGGGTGAAGTGCGCGATGCTCGCGTGGGTCGCGCTCGAGGCCTGCATCGCCGCGGCGAGCGCCGACTCCGCGCGCTCCTGA
- a CDS encoding FAD-binding oxidoreductase — protein MTSASELLALRSELGGSLVLPGDADYEAARMPWNLAVDQRPAAIAEPAGVADVQAILRTAAASGLGVTVQPNGHGASGDLNDVVLVRPTRFDTLIVDEQARVLRAGAGVNWGRALEQLDGTGLVALAGSNPEVNVVALAIAGGHSMFSRRYGITARSIISVEFVDAAGTLHRVTDADDAELMWALRGGGGLFGIVTEVELVLYPGEAIFGGSLMFPAEAAEAVVVAALELARDELELGLDIGMMHFPDAPQAPPHLRGRTVATIGLVHVGDEASGRAFADRLVAVAEPIADTLTSFTIGSLAAVAAEPVDPMPSADFGAALDGLDAAAFAHDFVDAFLRGAERGLMRASIRAMGGAIADELGAEFAAVGATQADGLLSCGVLLFDPSLDAAAAFEPMRDLAAKYPGGTLLPTFLGSGATLADAYDGEVLDRLAAVKQRVDPGGLIRSNRPLG, from the coding sequence ATGACCTCCGCATCCGAACTCCTCGCTCTTCGCTCCGAACTCGGCGGTTCGCTCGTGCTTCCCGGCGATGCCGACTACGAGGCCGCGCGCATGCCGTGGAACCTCGCCGTCGACCAACGGCCGGCGGCCATCGCCGAGCCGGCGGGTGTCGCAGACGTGCAGGCGATCCTCCGCACGGCGGCGGCCTCCGGCCTCGGGGTGACGGTGCAGCCCAACGGCCACGGCGCCTCCGGCGACCTGAACGACGTCGTGCTCGTGCGTCCCACGCGTTTCGACACCCTCATCGTCGACGAGCAGGCGCGAGTGCTGCGCGCCGGAGCCGGCGTCAACTGGGGCCGCGCGCTCGAGCAGCTCGACGGCACCGGGCTCGTCGCCCTCGCGGGGTCGAACCCCGAGGTCAACGTCGTGGCCCTCGCCATCGCCGGCGGCCATTCCATGTTCAGCCGCCGCTACGGCATCACCGCCCGGTCGATCATCTCCGTAGAGTTCGTCGACGCGGCAGGCACGCTGCACCGGGTGACCGATGCCGACGACGCCGAACTCATGTGGGCGCTGCGCGGCGGCGGCGGCCTGTTCGGCATCGTCACCGAGGTCGAACTCGTGCTCTACCCCGGCGAGGCGATCTTCGGCGGCAGCCTGATGTTCCCGGCCGAGGCGGCCGAGGCCGTCGTCGTCGCCGCCCTCGAGCTCGCGCGCGACGAGCTCGAACTCGGGCTCGACATCGGCATGATGCACTTCCCCGACGCACCGCAGGCACCGCCGCACCTGCGCGGCCGAACGGTCGCGACGATCGGGCTCGTGCACGTCGGCGACGAGGCCTCCGGCCGCGCCTTCGCCGACCGTCTCGTCGCCGTCGCCGAACCGATCGCCGACACGCTCACGAGCTTCACGATCGGGTCGCTCGCCGCCGTCGCGGCGGAGCCCGTCGATCCGATGCCATCGGCCGACTTCGGTGCGGCACTCGACGGACTCGACGCGGCCGCCTTCGCGCACGACTTCGTCGACGCGTTCCTGCGCGGTGCCGAGCGGGGTCTCATGCGCGCCAGCATCCGTGCCATGGGCGGTGCGATCGCCGACGAGCTCGGCGCCGAGTTCGCCGCGGTCGGGGCGACGCAGGCCGACGGCCTGCTCAGCTGCGGCGTGCTGCTCTTCGACCCGTCGCTCGATGCCGCCGCGGCCTTCGAGCCGATGCGCGACCTCGCCGCCAAGTACCCCGGCGGCACGCTGCTGCCGACGTTCCTCGGTTCGGGCGCGACGCTCGCCGATGCCTACGATGGCGAGGTGCTCGACCGGCTCGCCGCCGTCAAGCAGCGCGTCGACCCGGGCGGCCTCATCCGCAGCAACCGTCCGCTCGGCTGA
- a CDS encoding Gfo/Idh/MocA family protein — protein MTRFLTTPRPTEHPITADRDSGAFGFSRRNLLGGILAGVAVTAVVPSIANAAIIPARKGGATSMANEPFEAVDVVKIGLIGLGNRGMGMLNGWVDVPGTAVTAVCDIRADRATTAADRVAGKGKPRPREYGGSDESFQKMLDTEELDLVYIATPWEFHHAHGKAALLAGAHAGIELPIATELDELWDLVDTSERTRKHLFLAENCSYGRNELAMLKMAHEGVFGDVTSGHGGYLHDLRSLLFADGYYTDDWRRLWHTRSTASFYPMHGLAPIAAAMDINRGDRLDTLTATATAARGLADYRERFVPRDHRSWKEEYINGDLVTCMITTANGRTIRAEHNVSQPRPYSRINTLEGSRGIFEDYVGGDSTGARIYAEPYHGGDTWRGASAMRTEFDHWLWKDLEGPAAGGGHGGMDYILQWRIVQQMRAGLVPDIDVYDSAAWCAPVPLSVKSLEKGGKPVEVPDFTRGEWKKLRLGLDSTRSAMPAVV, from the coding sequence ATGACGCGTTTCCTCACCACCCCCCGCCCGACCGAGCATCCGATCACCGCTGATCGGGACTCGGGGGCATTCGGCTTCAGCCGGCGAAACCTCCTCGGCGGAATCCTCGCCGGCGTCGCCGTCACCGCCGTCGTTCCCTCGATCGCCAATGCGGCGATCATCCCCGCCCGGAAGGGCGGCGCCACGTCGATGGCGAACGAGCCGTTCGAAGCCGTCGACGTCGTCAAGATCGGCCTCATCGGCCTCGGCAACCGGGGCATGGGCATGCTGAACGGATGGGTCGACGTGCCCGGCACCGCCGTCACGGCGGTCTGCGACATCCGGGCCGACCGTGCCACCACTGCGGCCGACCGGGTCGCCGGCAAGGGCAAGCCACGGCCTCGCGAGTACGGCGGCAGCGACGAGTCCTTCCAGAAGATGCTCGACACCGAAGAGCTCGACCTGGTCTACATCGCGACACCGTGGGAGTTCCATCACGCACACGGCAAGGCCGCCCTGCTCGCAGGAGCGCACGCGGGAATCGAGCTGCCGATCGCGACGGAGCTCGACGAGCTCTGGGATCTCGTCGACACCTCCGAGCGCACGCGCAAGCACCTGTTCCTCGCTGAGAACTGCTCGTACGGACGCAACGAACTCGCGATGCTGAAGATGGCGCACGAGGGCGTCTTCGGCGACGTCACGAGCGGCCACGGCGGCTACCTGCACGATCTCCGCTCGCTGCTGTTCGCCGACGGCTACTACACCGACGACTGGCGCCGCCTCTGGCACACCCGCAGCACCGCGAGCTTCTACCCGATGCACGGACTCGCACCGATCGCCGCCGCCATGGACATCAACCGGGGCGACCGCCTCGACACGTTGACGGCGACGGCGACGGCGGCACGCGGCCTCGCCGACTACCGCGAGCGCTTCGTGCCCCGCGACCACCGCTCGTGGAAGGAGGAGTACATCAACGGCGACCTCGTCACCTGCATGATCACGACGGCGAACGGCCGCACGATCCGCGCCGAGCACAACGTCAGCCAGCCTCGCCCCTACAGCCGCATCAACACGCTCGAGGGCAGCAGGGGCATCTTCGAGGACTACGTCGGCGGCGATTCGACGGGTGCCCGCATCTACGCCGAGCCGTATCACGGCGGCGACACCTGGCGCGGCGCGAGCGCGATGCGCACCGAGTTCGACCACTGGCTCTGGAAGGACCTCGAGGGTCCGGCCGCCGGCGGCGGCCACGGCGGCATGGACTACATCCTGCAGTGGCGGATCGTGCAGCAGATGCGCGCCGGTCTCGTGCCCGACATCGACGTCTACGACTCCGCCGCCTGGTGCGCGCCGGTGCCGCTCAGTGTGAAGTCGCTCGAGAAGGGCGGCAAGCCCGTCGAGGTGCCCGACTTCACCCGTGGCGAGTGGAAGAAGCTGCGCCTCGGCCTCGACTCCACCCGCTCCGCCATGCCCGCCGTCGTCTGA
- a CDS encoding 3-ketosteroid-delta-1-dehydrogenase yields the protein MTENMTIDLLVVGSGTGLAAALSAHEQGAGVLVIEKTDFVGGSTARSGGAFWIPANPVLDEFGANDSPEKAREYLTAVVDATSPEPRWESFLEHGPDTVRMLERTTRMRFTWAKGYSDYHPELPGGSPAGRSCECRPFDVARLGRERARLRPAVMEAPLPMPVTGADYKWLNLMSKSPVRGFGVAIKRAIQGIGGKLIGREYAAGGRALAAGLFDGVVRAGIPVWTGAGLERLLTDADGAVVGAVVTRDGREITITARRGVVLAAGGFDHDLALRRSVQSASLEDWSLGADGNTGDAIRAAQELGAGVALMDQAWWFPAISPLPGERPIVMLAERSLPGSFIVDDSGSRFLNEAEDYMSFGHDVLEREREGRPVGAMWLVFDQEYRNSYLLGGQVFPRMALPKAWYEHGIAVRGSSWAELAEQMGVPAAALGETARRFNELAAAGADDDYGRGDSAYDRYYGDPTIAPNANLRPLNPAGLYALRVVLSDLGTCGGITADAEGRALAEDGTPIRGLYVIGNSAANVFGESYPGAGATIGQGLVYGHIVASHAMAAREVDAER from the coding sequence ATGACCGAGAACATGACGATCGACCTGCTCGTGGTCGGATCCGGAACCGGGCTCGCCGCCGCCCTCTCCGCGCACGAGCAGGGCGCCGGGGTGCTCGTGATCGAGAAGACCGACTTCGTCGGCGGCTCGACGGCACGCTCGGGCGGAGCGTTCTGGATTCCCGCGAACCCGGTGCTCGACGAGTTCGGCGCGAACGATTCACCTGAGAAGGCCCGCGAGTACCTGACCGCGGTCGTCGACGCCACGAGCCCCGAACCCCGGTGGGAGAGCTTCCTCGAGCACGGCCCCGACACCGTGCGCATGCTCGAGCGCACGACCCGCATGCGGTTTACCTGGGCCAAGGGCTACTCCGACTACCACCCCGAGCTGCCCGGGGGCTCGCCCGCCGGTCGCAGCTGCGAGTGCCGCCCGTTCGACGTCGCCCGGCTCGGCAGGGAACGCGCGCGACTGCGGCCGGCGGTCATGGAGGCGCCGTTGCCGATGCCCGTGACGGGCGCCGACTACAAGTGGCTGAACCTCATGTCGAAGTCGCCGGTGCGCGGCTTCGGCGTCGCGATCAAGCGCGCGATCCAGGGCATCGGCGGCAAGCTCATCGGGCGCGAGTACGCGGCCGGAGGCCGTGCGCTCGCCGCGGGCCTCTTCGACGGCGTCGTGCGAGCCGGCATCCCGGTGTGGACGGGAGCGGGCCTCGAGCGACTCCTGACCGATGCCGACGGCGCCGTGGTCGGCGCGGTCGTCACCCGCGACGGCCGGGAGATCACGATCACCGCGCGGCGGGGCGTGGTGCTCGCCGCCGGCGGGTTCGACCACGACCTCGCGCTGCGGCGCAGCGTGCAGTCGGCCTCGCTCGAGGACTGGAGCCTCGGCGCCGACGGCAACACCGGCGACGCCATCCGCGCCGCGCAGGAGCTCGGCGCCGGCGTCGCCCTGATGGACCAGGCATGGTGGTTCCCCGCGATCTCGCCGCTGCCCGGCGAGCGGCCCATCGTGATGCTCGCCGAGCGTTCGCTGCCCGGCTCCTTCATCGTCGACGACTCGGGCTCCCGGTTCCTCAACGAGGCCGAGGACTACATGTCGTTCGGCCACGACGTGCTCGAGCGGGAGCGCGAGGGCCGGCCGGTCGGCGCCATGTGGCTCGTCTTCGACCAGGAATACCGCAACAGCTACCTGCTCGGCGGGCAGGTGTTCCCCCGCATGGCGCTGCCGAAGGCCTGGTACGAGCACGGCATCGCCGTGCGCGGCTCGTCATGGGCAGAGTTGGCCGAGCAGATGGGCGTGCCGGCCGCCGCGCTGGGGGAGACCGCCCGCCGGTTCAACGAGCTCGCCGCGGCGGGAGCCGACGACGACTACGGGCGCGGCGACAGCGCCTACGACCGCTACTACGGGGACCCGACGATCGCACCGAACGCGAACCTCCGCCCGTTGAACCCCGCCGGGCTGTACGCCCTCCGCGTCGTGCTCTCCGACCTCGGCACCTGCGGCGGCATCACCGCCGACGCCGAGGGCCGCGCGCTCGCCGAAGACGGCACGCCGATCCGCGGGCTCTACGTGATCGGCAACTCCGCGGCCAACGTGTTCGGCGAGAGCTACCCCGGCGCCGGTGCGACGATCGGCCAGGGGCTCGTCTACGGGCACATCGTCGCGAGCCACGCGATGGCTGCCCGCGAGGTCGACGCGGAGCGCTGA
- a CDS encoding DNA glycosylase AlkZ-like family protein, whose amino-acid sequence MEPHRLDRAEARRIAIRAQLLDADRPTALLDVVRRLTLLQVDPTAAIAPNADLVAWSRLGTAYRPDDLVRALEQERTLFEVDALIRPIEDLALHRADMAAWPVWQRSRDWLEQNGSFRRDILNRLADSPEPLLSRDLPDTSTVAWQSSGWTHNQNVGRMLELLTLRGEVAIAARRGRERLWTPADRVYPAELLAAPVIPADEALRRRNERRLTALGIAREKSTKMPLEPVDVGLAGEPAIVEGVPGVWRVDPDALGLPFTGRTALLSPFDRLTYDRVRAQQLFDFEYVLEMYKPAAARRWGYFALPILHGDRLVGKLDAKADRKAGTLTVHAVHEDVPFSRDIRRAVDDEIASLAEWLSVEVVGA is encoded by the coding sequence ATGGAGCCCCATCGTCTCGATCGCGCCGAGGCGCGACGCATCGCGATTCGCGCGCAGCTGCTCGATGCCGACCGGCCGACCGCGCTGCTCGACGTCGTGCGCCGGCTCACCCTGCTGCAGGTCGACCCGACCGCGGCGATCGCGCCGAACGCCGACCTCGTCGCGTGGAGTCGTCTCGGCACGGCGTATCGGCCCGACGACCTCGTGCGTGCCCTCGAGCAGGAGCGCACCCTCTTCGAGGTCGACGCGCTCATCCGCCCGATCGAAGACCTCGCGCTGCATCGTGCCGACATGGCGGCTTGGCCGGTGTGGCAGCGGTCGCGCGACTGGCTCGAGCAGAACGGGTCGTTCCGCCGCGACATCCTGAACCGCCTCGCCGACTCCCCCGAACCGCTGCTCTCCCGCGACCTCCCCGACACGAGCACGGTGGCCTGGCAGTCGAGCGGATGGACCCACAATCAGAACGTCGGCAGAATGCTCGAGCTCCTCACGCTTCGCGGTGAGGTCGCGATCGCCGCCAGGCGCGGGCGTGAGCGGCTCTGGACGCCGGCCGATCGGGTCTACCCCGCCGAGCTGCTCGCGGCCCCCGTGATCCCTGCCGACGAAGCGCTGCGACGACGCAACGAGCGCCGCCTGACGGCGCTCGGCATCGCCCGCGAGAAGTCGACGAAGATGCCGCTCGAACCCGTCGACGTCGGCCTGGCCGGCGAACCGGCGATCGTCGAGGGAGTGCCCGGCGTCTGGCGGGTCGACCCCGACGCGCTCGGCCTGCCGTTCACCGGCCGCACCGCCCTGCTCTCGCCGTTCGACCGGCTGACCTACGATCGAGTGCGGGCGCAGCAGCTCTTCGACTTCGAGTACGTGCTCGAGATGTACAAGCCCGCCGCGGCCCGCCGGTGGGGCTACTTCGCGCTGCCGATCCTGCACGGCGACCGGCTCGTCGGCAAGCTCGACGCGAAGGCCGACCGCAAGGCCGGCACGCTCACCGTGCACGCGGTGCACGAAGACGTGCCGTTCAGCCGCGACATCCGCCGAGCCGTCGACGACGAGATCGCGAGCCTCGCCGAGTGGCTCTCCGTCGAGGTGGTCGGGGCCTGA
- a CDS encoding MarR family winged helix-turn-helix transcriptional regulator, translating to MSERGDRDDEVDLLIDAWSHRLPGVDLTPLDVMSRLRRVANRLGRLRASAFSGAGLAVWEFDVLAALRREDPPHEFSPAQLIEATMIGSAAMTNRLDNLTRRGLVERRPNPRDGRSVLVRLTDEGATRVDAAMRTLAEREAEELRGLSREEQATLAALLRRLGQDAE from the coding sequence GTGAGTGAGCGCGGTGACCGCGATGACGAGGTCGACCTGCTGATCGACGCCTGGTCGCATCGCCTGCCCGGCGTCGACCTGACGCCGCTCGACGTCATGTCGCGGCTGCGGCGGGTGGCGAACCGCCTCGGGCGGCTTCGGGCGAGCGCGTTCAGCGGCGCGGGGCTCGCGGTCTGGGAGTTCGACGTGCTGGCTGCGCTCCGCCGGGAGGACCCGCCGCACGAGTTCAGCCCGGCGCAGCTGATCGAGGCGACCATGATCGGCAGCGCCGCCATGACGAACCGGCTCGACAACCTGACCCGCCGCGGCCTCGTCGAACGCCGGCCGAACCCGCGCGACGGCCGCAGCGTGCTCGTGCGGCTCACCGACGAGGGCGCGACCCGCGTGGACGCGGCGATGCGCACCCTCGCCGAGCGCGAGGCCGAGGAGCTCCGCGGCCTCAGCCGTGAGGAGCAGGCGACCCTCGCCGCCCTGCTGCGGCGGCTCGGGCAGGACGCGGAGTAG